The sequence TCTACAACGAATTGTCGACCGCTCAGCGTCAATATCAGATTCAAGCTCAGGTGTAGTTACCGGCTCCCCTTTCTGACTTTCTCTTAGGGCTCCTCTTTTCCCCCATCTTGTGTGCATCTACAGATTCATTGATACGAGTGATATGAACCACTAGCCTTAGGCATCTATCATTTCCAGTTTGTCGATTACCTCTTGAAGTTACTACAAAATGTGACGTGCCACTAAGTTCATAAAAACTTATTAATTGGCATACCTTAGTTTGAACCAATTCACACCCATTGTATGAAATTTGACCCATCCTTATCCGACATGGACGATTTGTTTAGGTACTGGGATGGAAATAAAAAGCTCAATCATATTGGTGACATCTGCCGGCTCGCGACTGGGAGGGACGATTGCGAACCACTTTGTTAACCTTGGAGCGACCGTTATTCTTTGTGATAACGACCCAGATGCCCTTCAGGCAACCTATGAACAATGTGCTCGTTTTTCCGAATCTGTATACAGTTACACACTCAAAGGTAACGACAATCAAAATATCTTGAGCGTGTTTGATTTCATTCAAACCACCTTCAACACCACACCCGATGTATTGGTCAATAACTGGATCAGTTCACCAATGCCGAGTTTAATTGGTGATCAGCCTGTCAGCAGTTTTATCAACGATTTATCATCGATGGCATCAACCCTTTTCGCATTTGGGCAAATCAGTGCTGAAAGGTTACGAGAAGAAGACAAAGAAGGTGTCATCGTGAATGTGATATCCCATGACGATTTCCATGATGTGTCCGGCTTAGAGAGCGCAAACTCGATGATCACCGGCTTTACCCACAGTTGGGCTAAGGAACTGACTCCATTTGGTATTCGAGTTGGTGGTGTTGTCCCTGCGGTTCACAATTCAGATGGCAAACTTAACCGATGCCACTGGGCGCAGCTGCAAGACGAATTGACCAGAACAACCGAATACATCGTCTCTAATGATTACTTTAGTGGGCGTGTGGTTGCTGCAGAAGTTTAGAGAATCTCTTTGACGACCGTTGTCCATGGCAAGTTTTGGCACTCAGGTTCCTGTTACTCAAGAAAACGTTGAACATTAACATTTACCTTCGACACCTCACGATATCCGTCCAACGACAAACATAAAAAAAGCCCCAGTCTCTCGACTGGGGCTTTGTACTTTTCCCGATTAGATAAGGTTCGTGCTAGCGAAAACTTATCTCAAAACTAATGCTTACTTATTATGCGTTAGCTTTTTCTTTTTTAGCTTTTGGTGCTTTCGCATCAGCTGGCTTTTGGTCAGCTTTCTTAAGGATAACTGTTGTACCTTCGAAAGTTTCACCTTCAACGTAAGGAGTACCGAAGTACGACGTTGTTAGAACTTCTTTTAGCTCAGTGATTAGAGGGTAACGTGGGTTAGCACCTGTACACTGGTCATCGAACGCTTCAACCGCTAGCTCGTCTAGTTTCGCAACGAAGTCAGACTCATTAACACCCGCAGCTTGGATAGACAGTGGGATGTCTAGGTCAACTTTAAGCTCTTCTAACCAAGTCAGTAGACGTTCAATCTTCTGAGCAGTACGGTCACCAGCTTGGCTTAGGCCTAGGTGGTCAGCAACTTCAGCGTAACGACGACGTGCTTGTGGACGGTCGTACTGAGAGAATGCAGTTTGCTTAGTTGGGTTATCGTTCGCGTTGTAACGTACAACGTTTGAGATAAGCAGCGCGTTAGCAAGGCCGTGTGGTAGGTGGAACTCAGCACCAATTTTGTGAGCCATTGAGTGACACACACCTAGGAATGCGTTCGCAAATGCTACACCAGCGATAGTTGCCGCGTTGTGTACTTTTTCACGAGCGATTGGGTCTGCTGCACCGTTTTTGTAGCTTGATGGTAGGTACTCTTTAAGCATCTTAAGAGCTTGTAGAGCTTGGCCATCTGAGTATTCGTTCGCTAGAACAGACACGTAAGCTTCAAGAGCGTGAGTTACTGCATCGTAACCACCGAACGCTGTTAGAGACTTAGGCATGTTCATTACTAAGTTCGCATCAACGATAGCCATGTTTGGCGTGATTTCGTAGTCAGCTAGTGGGTACTTAGCACCAGTCTTGTCGTCTGTAACAACAGCGAATGGAGTAACCTCTGAACCTGTACCTGAAGTTGTAGTAATACATACAAGCTCAGCTTTTTGACCCATTTTAGGGAACTTGTAGATACGTTTACGGATATCCATAAAGCGCATTGCTAGTTCTTCGAAGTGAGTATCTGGGTGCTCGTACATAACCCACATGATCTTAGCAGCATCCATTGGAGAACCGCCACCTAGAGCAAGGATTACGTCAGGTTGGAAGCTCTTCATTGCTTCAGCGCCTTTCTCAACAACAGATAGTGTTGGATCCGCTTCTACATCGAAGAATGTTTGAACTTCAATACCTTGTGCTTTAAGCAGGCTAACTACGTCATCAGCGTAACCGTTGTTGAATAGGAAACGGTCAGTTACTAGGAATGCGCGTTTCTTACCTTCTAGGTCGCCAAGAGCGATTGGAAGGCTACCACGACGGAAGTAGATAGACTTAGGTAGTTTGTGCCACAACATATTTTCAGCTCGCTTCGCTACAGTTTTCTTGTTGATAAGGTGCTTAGGACCTACGTTCTCAGAGATAGAGTTACCACCCCAAGAGCCACAACCAAGAGTTAGAGACGGTGCAACGTTGAAGTTGTACAGGTCACCGATACCACCGTGAGTAGTAGGAATGTTGATTAGGATACGAGCCGTTTTCATCTTGTCACCGAAGTAACGGATGCGGTCTGCGTTGATATCTTGGTTAGTGTAAAGACCAGACGTGTGACCGATACCACCAATTTCAACCATTGTTACTGCTTGAGCAACTGCGTTCTCGAAAGAAGACGCACGGAACATACCTAGAGTTGGAGACAGTTTCTCATGAGCGAATTCATCGTCGTAAGATACTTCGCCAAGGCCTTCACCAACAAGAATCTTAGTATCAGCTGGAACTTTAACACCCGCCATTTCAGCGATTGCAGTTGCAGGTTGACCAACGATTTTTGCGTTTAGGTTGCCGTCGATAAGTAGAACTTTACGAACTTTATCAGCGTCTGCTTTGCTTAGTACGTGACCTTTGTGAGATGCGAAACGCTCTTTCACTTCGTCGTATACTTCGTCCATTACGATTACAGCTTGCTCAGAAGCACATACTACGCCGTTATCGAATGTTTTAGACATAAGGATAGATGCTACAGCACGTTTAACGTCTGCTGTGTCATCGATAACTACAGGAACGTTACCAGCACCAACACCGATAGCAGGCTTACCTGAAGAGTATGCTGCTTTAACCATGCCTGGACCACCAGTAGCTAGGATAAGCGCGATACCGTCGTGCTTCATAAGCGCGTTAGAAAGCTCTACAGATGGTTGGTCGATCCAACCGATGATGTCTTTTGGTGCGCCCGCTTTAACAGCCGCGTCTAAAACAAGTTTAGCAGCGTCGTTAGTTGAATTCTTTGCACGTGGGTGTGGCGAGAAGATGATGCCGTTACGTGTCTTAAGAGAGATTAGAGATTTGAAGATTGCTGTAGAAGTTGGGTTCGTTGTTGGAACGATACCACAGATGATACCTACAGGCTCAGCGATAGTCATCGTGCCTAGGTTGTCATCTTCTTCTAAGATGCCACATGTTTTTTCGTCTTTGTATTTGTTGTAGATAAATTCAGATGCAAAGTGGTTTTTGATAACCTTATCTTCAACAATACCCATTCCAGATTCAGCAACTGCTTGTTGTGCTAGTGGGATACGAGCATGGTTAGCCGCAAGAGATGCTGCACGGAAGATTGCGTCAACTTTCTCTTGAGAGAATGTTGAGAACTCTTCTTGTGCTGCTTTAACGCGTGCTACCAGAGCATCTAGTTCAGCTAAGTTAGTTACAGGCATGGTGGATCTCCTAAAATAATAAATATTAAAAACTTTTTATTAAATTCGCTGCTTGCCTTTAACCTTAAACATCAGCGTTCTTAGTAAATTGCTTTCAGGGCTGAGTATATTATTTCACAGTGTGAAAAAAATTGACCCAGATCAGTTACCCAAAAAGAATTAACTAGAAAGTAGTAAGGCAATCGCAAAAATGAACTTAAGAGTATGATTTATATAGATTAAAATCACACTTTTCGTTCGTGCAAAAAACAAGCAAACAGACAACTTTTTTATACATAGCGTCATAAACTGTAAAAAAGTTTCATTTTTAGTCCGTTAAATTACATGTATACAGCTATATTCGTGCTACTGAGAGTATATCCATACCGTTGCAACGGGCTAGATTTAGACATAATTTTTATTAAAAGCGTGCGTAGGTTAACATTTGATCAAAAAATAATTACAACATGAAACACGAATAGTCGGTTCGTAACATGACGAAAGTCAGCATTTGGATTCAATTAGTTTTTCTATAAAAAAGACCCTATTTCAGGTTAGTTTTTTTCATTCGTGAAATTCAGATTTGTCACTTACATTACGCGCTCTGATTATAGACAGATCAACCCCTCTTCCTTAAGTACGCTATTTGGAGATCACCCACATGCAAGGTTTAGAAATCGCAATTTTTATGCAATTCTTCCTTGGGCTTGTTGCTGCCGTAAACCCTATCGGCATCATGCCTGTTTTTGTTTCTCTTACGGCTCATATGCCGCCAGAAGAGAGGAACAGGACCGCATTACAAGCCAACATTGCTGTTGCCGTTATATTGATTGTTTCTTTAGTTGCAGGACAATTGCTTCTCGACATGTTTAGCATTTCGCTAGATTCATTTCGTGTAGCCGGTGGATTGCTATTACTGAGCATCGCGTTTTCGATGATGAGCGGTAAACTCGGTGAAGATAAGCAGAACAAGCAAGAGAAATCTGAGTACGTTAGTAAAGAACAAATCGGTGTTGTTCCTTTGGCGATGCCATTAATGGCAGGCCCGGGTGCCATTAGTTCAACGATTGTCTACGGCTCTCGTTATCCAGCCGCAATCGACACGGTAGGCATTGGCATTAGTATCATTGCTTTCGCAACCTGCTCTTGGCTTCTGTTCCGTTCAGCGCCGGTTATCGTGCGCTTTCTAGGTCAAACTGGGATCAACGTTATCACGCGTATCATGGGGTTGATTCTTGGCGCTCTGGGCATCGAGTTTATCGCCAACGGCTTACGTAACCTATTCCCAGGATTAGCATAGCGCTAAACCGGATTCTGGCGATTCAAAGCCAGCCTGCACGACATTATCGACGAGGCAAGTAAAGCAAATTGGCTTTCACTCGCCTCGTTATTGTGAAGCTTGTATAATGACTGTTAATACATTTAACAGAAGATGAATCTCTCCTTATGTCAGGCAAGCCACTTAAGCATCACTTGTACGTCATTATCTTTGGTACCCATACTCCAGCTGGTCGTGCATTTGATATATCACTGATCGTTGCAATCTTGGCTTCGCTGTTGGTACTTATTCTAGAGTCCATCCCAAATGTCATGACCGAATGGTCACAACAGTTGCGTTATATCGAATACACTTTTACAGCCCTCTTCACTCTCGAGTATTTGTTGAGACTCTATTGCTCTCCAAAACCAAAATCCTATGCCACCAGCTTTTATGGTGTTGTTGATCTATTAGCGATTCTTCCGACCTACCTTGCGATCATCTTCCCCGGCGCTTCGTTTATGGGTGTGGTGAGACTGCTTCGTGTCATGCGTATCTTCCGCATCCTAAAATTGGTTCGCTACTTACAAGATTCCAATATTTTGCTGCGTTCACTATTAATGGCACGACGCAAGATCCTCATCTTCTTCAGCACAGTGGGTATCTTAGTCGTTATCTTTGGCGCTCTGATCTTTGTTATTGAAGGGCCAGAAAACGGCTTCACCAGTATTCCCCACAGTATTTATTGGGCAATCGTGACCATCACAACGGTTGGCTACGGTGACATGATCCCTCAGACCGCGTTAGGTAAAGCGATCGCTTCGCTTACCATGCTCTTGGGTTACTCCATCTTAGCGGTGCCGACTGGAATTATTACCGCAGAGCTGAGCAATGAGATGACCTCTCACAAAGAGTTGGTTAAGTGCCCTAACTGCAACCGCGCTGGCCATGATTCGGATGCAATGTATTGCAAGCACTGTGCGAGTGAACTGGCCGATCCAGATAAGCGTGTAGTCACCGACGAAACAGAATAAAAACCAAAAAAAAGAGCTCCTAAAGAGCTCTTTTTAATTTACGAATCGTAAATATGAAGAAATTAGCAACCGCTGGTTTCTGTCACTACTTTTGTCTCAGCACCACTACTGTCTGCAAAAGCATGTATTTCATAACGTGCGTAACACTGCGTTGCTTCTATTTCTGCTGTCGTTGGGTAAGGGAAATGAGTCTTCGCTTCTACAAGTTCTGACAAGGTGTAAATCATGTAGACAGGAACGGTATATCCTGGACTGTAATTATCGTAGGTTGCCCAAACAAATTCAGTGCCATCGGACATATTATATGCCGCATCTAAATCTATAAAGAGAGGCATCCCCTTGGGTTTTACTGCAGGAAACCCATAATGATACTGTCTACCGCTTTCATCTTCGGTTGCTTTATCAGCCCACTGATCGTGTTCAAACCCCGCAAGAATACCCTTTCCGTGACCAATTTCTGATGCATTACTCAGAGCAGCCGCAACACCCTCTATAACCGAAGCTCTAGCATCATGTTGTATGTTTAAAAACTTTGGCGCTGCGACAACCGCTAAAACACCAAGAATGACGATAACAACAACTAACTCAATAAGAGTAAAGCCTTTTTTGGTTGCTTTCATTTTATGACTCCAAACTTAATCCACACTAAAGGTAAGGTTTAAATGTCAGAGTTTTGTTATATGAAACAAAAAAAAGCGCCCTGAGGCGCTTCTTCATTAATTATTCTCAAAAATGAGGCAGTTACGCTTTCTCAGCTAAGATAATGCGTAATGTACGACGTAGTGGTTCTGCAGCACCCCAAAGTAATTGGTCACCAACAGTAAACGCGTTTAGGAAGTCGTTACCCATAGACATCTTACGTAGACGACCTACTGGTACAGACATCGTGCCTGTTACTTTCGCTGGAGTCAGCTCTTGAGCAGTAATGTCACGGTCATTAGGAACCACTTTAACCCAATCATTGTGAGTCGCGATGATCTCTTCGATTTCGTCCATTGGAACGTCTTGCTTAAGCTTAATCGTTAGTGCTTGAGCGTGACAACGCATTGCACCGATTCGAACACAAGTTCCATCAATAGGAATTGGCTGACCATCTAGGCCGAGAATCTTGTTCGCTTCAACACCCGCTTTCCACTCTTCTTTGCTTTGACCGTTTTCACGCTTCACATCGATCCAAGGAATCAGTGAACCTGCAAGAGGAGCGCCGAACTGGTCAGTTGGGAATGATGAAGAACGGATCGTGTCAGCAACTTTCTTATCGATATCAAGAATAGAGCTTGCTGGGTTCGCTAGCTCTGAGCTAACGCTGTCGTTGATAACACCCATTTGAGAGATAAGTTCACGCATGTTCTTAGCACCCGCACCAGAGGCTGCTTGGTAAGTCATAGCACTCATCCACTCAATCATGCCTTTTTCATATAGGCCACCCAATGCCATTAGCATCAAGCTCACCGTACAGTTACCACCAACGAAAGTATTGGTGCCACCGTGGATGCCTTGCTGAATCTGAGCCAAGTTAACCGGATCTAATGTGATGATGGAGTCAGCATCCATTCTTAGCGTAGAAGCTGCATCAATCCAGTAACCTTTCCAACCTGCTTGACGCAGTGCTGGGTAAACTTTTGAAGTGTAATCGCCACCTTGACAGGTAATAACGGCATCAAGTTGTTTTAGGCTATCAATATCAAAGGCATCTTGAAGCAGACCCGCCTCTTTGCCACCTAAAACAGGGGCAGGGATACCAATTTGAGATGTGCTGTAATAAACAGGCTCAATCAGGTCGAAGTCTTTTTCTTCAACCATACGTTGCATCAGTACAGAACCAACCATACCGCGCCAACCAACTAGACCTACTCTCATCTCTCACTCTCCATGTATAAATTAAAAATTGCTCTCCCCCATCTATAAGTTTTTCAGAAACAGAACTCAAGTGCTTTTTAGCAAAAAGTGTAACTTTTTCGTTTCTTTTAAGTGAACGCGATGAATAGTGCAGTTATCTATGAATCGCATTCGTCGCCTTTACCACTGATAAAGCACGCAATATGGTTAGCATCAAAGGTTTGGCCAATAAAAACGCTCTATTTTCCATCCTGATAGAACCAAGCGACAACAGCAATTACCACTATTTAACAATGGTTAATCAGAATAATATTTTACACAACGAAAACAACGTGCGACAAAAATCAACATGTAACAATCATGAATGTAACAAAAATTCAGACAATGCAACCACGACACATTGACTTAATAGTCAAATATCACAACTTATGTGTATTTTTTCGATATAATAATCTAATTACTGTAGTGTCCACGTCGTACCCCAAACTATAACGAAGCACTATAAATGCTCGAAATAACAAGAGGCTTATATGAAGCAGAGTAAAACTCGCCTACCGAACCTATTGCAGGTAATCATCGCGTTAGGACTATTTCTATCCCTTGCTTTTTCCTTTACAGCAAAGCTTGATCTTCCAATCCAACTTGCCTTGTACATTGGCTGGTTCATTATCATGGTGCTAGGTATTCGCCTTGGCCACGAATACAAAGACTTAGAAAAAGCAGCACTCAAAGGAATATCTAATGGCTTAGGTGCAGTTTTAATACTTTTAGCGGTTGGCGCTCTTGTTGGTACGTGGATCTCGGGCGGTATTGTACCCACTATCATTTACTACGGTCTGAAAGCTATCCACCCTTCTATCTTCCTTTTAGCTACCATGATCATCTGTTCTCTAACCGCTCTGGCAACAGGCACCTCTT is a genomic window of Vibrio sp. FE10 containing:
- a CDS encoding SDR family oxidoreductase, producing the protein MEIKSSIILVTSAGSRLGGTIANHFVNLGATVILCDNDPDALQATYEQCARFSESVYSYTLKGNDNQNILSVFDFIQTTFNTTPDVLVNNWISSPMPSLIGDQPVSSFINDLSSMASTLFAFGQISAERLREEDKEGVIVNVISHDDFHDVSGLESANSMITGFTHSWAKELTPFGIRVGGVVPAVHNSDGKLNRCHWAQLQDELTRTTEYIVSNDYFSGRVVAAEV
- the adhE gene encoding bifunctional acetaldehyde-CoA/alcohol dehydrogenase, with amino-acid sequence MPVTNLAELDALVARVKAAQEEFSTFSQEKVDAIFRAASLAANHARIPLAQQAVAESGMGIVEDKVIKNHFASEFIYNKYKDEKTCGILEEDDNLGTMTIAEPVGIICGIVPTTNPTSTAIFKSLISLKTRNGIIFSPHPRAKNSTNDAAKLVLDAAVKAGAPKDIIGWIDQPSVELSNALMKHDGIALILATGGPGMVKAAYSSGKPAIGVGAGNVPVVIDDTADVKRAVASILMSKTFDNGVVCASEQAVIVMDEVYDEVKERFASHKGHVLSKADADKVRKVLLIDGNLNAKIVGQPATAIAEMAGVKVPADTKILVGEGLGEVSYDDEFAHEKLSPTLGMFRASSFENAVAQAVTMVEIGGIGHTSGLYTNQDINADRIRYFGDKMKTARILINIPTTHGGIGDLYNFNVAPSLTLGCGSWGGNSISENVGPKHLINKKTVAKRAENMLWHKLPKSIYFRRGSLPIALGDLEGKKRAFLVTDRFLFNNGYADDVVSLLKAQGIEVQTFFDVEADPTLSVVEKGAEAMKSFQPDVILALGGGSPMDAAKIMWVMYEHPDTHFEELAMRFMDIRKRIYKFPKMGQKAELVCITTTSGTGSEVTPFAVVTDDKTGAKYPLADYEITPNMAIVDANLVMNMPKSLTAFGGYDAVTHALEAYVSVLANEYSDGQALQALKMLKEYLPSSYKNGAADPIAREKVHNAATIAGVAFANAFLGVCHSMAHKIGAEFHLPHGLANALLISNVVRYNANDNPTKQTAFSQYDRPQARRRYAEVADHLGLSQAGDRTAQKIERLLTWLEELKVDLDIPLSIQAAGVNESDFVAKLDELAVEAFDDQCTGANPRYPLITELKEVLTTSYFGTPYVEGETFEGTTVILKKADQKPADAKAPKAKKEKANA
- a CDS encoding YchE family NAAT transporter, which produces MQGLEIAIFMQFFLGLVAAVNPIGIMPVFVSLTAHMPPEERNRTALQANIAVAVILIVSLVAGQLLLDMFSISLDSFRVAGGLLLLSIAFSMMSGKLGEDKQNKQEKSEYVSKEQIGVVPLAMPLMAGPGAISSTIVYGSRYPAAIDTVGIGISIIAFATCSWLLFRSAPVIVRFLGQTGINVITRIMGLILGALGIEFIANGLRNLFPGLA
- a CDS encoding ion transporter, coding for MSGKPLKHHLYVIIFGTHTPAGRAFDISLIVAILASLLVLILESIPNVMTEWSQQLRYIEYTFTALFTLEYLLRLYCSPKPKSYATSFYGVVDLLAILPTYLAIIFPGASFMGVVRLLRVMRIFRILKLVRYLQDSNILLRSLLMARRKILIFFSTVGILVVIFGALIFVIEGPENGFTSIPHSIYWAIVTITTVGYGDMIPQTALGKAIASLTMLLGYSILAVPTGIITAELSNEMTSHKELVKCPNCNRAGHDSDAMYCKHCASELADPDKRVVTDETE
- a CDS encoding prepilin-type N-terminal cleavage/methylation domain-containing protein; the protein is MKATKKGFTLIELVVVIVILGVLAVVAAPKFLNIQHDARASVIEGVAAALSNASEIGHGKGILAGFEHDQWADKATEDESGRQYHYGFPAVKPKGMPLFIDLDAAYNMSDGTEFVWATYDNYSPGYTVPVYMIYTLSELVEAKTHFPYPTTAEIEATQCYARYEIHAFADSSGAETKVVTETSGC
- the asd gene encoding aspartate-semialdehyde dehydrogenase, producing MRVGLVGWRGMVGSVLMQRMVEEKDFDLIEPVYYSTSQIGIPAPVLGGKEAGLLQDAFDIDSLKQLDAVITCQGGDYTSKVYPALRQAGWKGYWIDAASTLRMDADSIITLDPVNLAQIQQGIHGGTNTFVGGNCTVSLMLMALGGLYEKGMIEWMSAMTYQAASGAGAKNMRELISQMGVINDSVSSELANPASSILDIDKKVADTIRSSSFPTDQFGAPLAGSLIPWIDVKRENGQSKEEWKAGVEANKILGLDGQPIPIDGTCVRIGAMRCHAQALTIKLKQDVPMDEIEEIIATHNDWVKVVPNDRDITAQELTPAKVTGTMSVPVGRLRKMSMGNDFLNAFTVGDQLLWGAAEPLRRTLRIILAEKA